Proteins encoded together in one Desulfallas thermosapovorans DSM 6562 window:
- the speD gene encoding adenosylmethionine decarboxylase yields the protein MKPLGRHVLAEIYGCEYDILNDIGKVEKIMVNAALEAGAEVREFVFHKFSPQGVSGVVVISESHLAIHTWPELGYAAVDVFTCGDKVDPWDACNFLTEQFCAKHLTAKETKRGILPDIPLQEAVNL from the coding sequence ATGAAACCTTTGGGCCGCCATGTACTAGCTGAAATCTATGGATGTGAATACGATATTCTCAATGATATCGGCAAAGTTGAAAAAATTATGGTAAACGCAGCCCTTGAGGCAGGTGCCGAGGTAAGAGAATTTGTATTCCATAAATTCAGCCCGCAGGGGGTCAGCGGAGTGGTTGTAATATCAGAATCTCACCTGGCCATTCATACTTGGCCGGAGTTGGGTTATGCCGCCGTTGATGTTTTTACCTGCGGGGACAAGGTGGATCCCTGGGATGCGTGCAACTTCTTAACCGAGCAATTCTGCGCCAAGCATCTCACAGCTAAAGAGACAAAACGGGGCATACTTCCTGATATACCGCTTCAGGAAGCCGTAAATCTTTAG
- a CDS encoding acyl-CoA dehydrogenase family protein — translation MFDFLLTEEQLKLRDEVRELVKWVPRQMILDMDKDKIKFPKEFLQEAGRRNLLGCRYPREWGGRGMDWVTTAMVMEEVGTLGYIFACTFGVGAELVCDAIVQHGTDAQKEKYVKPLLAGEIFAAECLTEPRGGSDFFGTTTMAEDKGDHFVLNGQKRFIVGAEGADYFLVYARTDHDPKTHPHKALTCFIVDRGPGVNVEYLYGLMGCRGGGAGRIVFKDAVVPKENIVGQLNGAYAVFNTMMIPERLGTAAMTIGAARPALDIATRYTSRRKAFGQVINQFQGVSFQVAEAAMLLDAARSLVYATCRAVDGGVNTNRVRRMVSETKKFVTESCQKVARNAMQVMGGIGYTNVFPVERINRDLGLASIWTGTSEVMAMITAHEWYREYHQAQSQCSGRDHELDAAEATAAEEKIYE, via the coding sequence ATGTTTGACTTTTTGTTAACCGAAGAACAGCTTAAATTGCGCGATGAGGTTCGGGAACTGGTCAAGTGGGTACCCCGCCAAATGATACTGGATATGGACAAGGATAAAATTAAATTCCCCAAGGAATTTCTCCAGGAAGCCGGCCGCCGCAACCTGCTGGGCTGCCGGTACCCCAGGGAGTGGGGCGGGCGAGGGATGGACTGGGTAACCACCGCCATGGTGATGGAAGAAGTGGGCACCCTGGGCTATATTTTTGCCTGCACCTTTGGCGTAGGGGCGGAGCTGGTATGTGATGCTATCGTTCAGCATGGTACCGACGCACAAAAGGAGAAATATGTTAAACCACTGTTGGCCGGTGAAATTTTTGCCGCCGAATGCCTCACCGAGCCCCGGGGCGGATCGGATTTCTTCGGCACCACCACCATGGCCGAGGACAAAGGGGACCATTTCGTGTTAAACGGCCAGAAACGCTTTATCGTGGGAGCCGAAGGTGCCGATTATTTTCTGGTCTACGCCCGTACCGATCACGACCCCAAAACTCACCCTCACAAAGCACTGACCTGCTTCATTGTAGATCGCGGGCCGGGTGTCAACGTGGAATACCTTTACGGACTCATGGGCTGCCGGGGTGGTGGGGCCGGACGCATTGTATTTAAGGATGCCGTGGTACCAAAAGAAAATATAGTGGGCCAGCTTAACGGTGCCTATGCGGTATTCAACACCATGATGATACCCGAACGCCTGGGCACCGCAGCCATGACCATCGGCGCGGCCCGTCCTGCCCTGGATATAGCCACCCGGTACACTTCCCGGCGTAAAGCATTCGGACAGGTAATCAACCAGTTCCAGGGCGTCAGCTTCCAGGTAGCGGAGGCCGCCATGCTGCTGGACGCAGCCCGGTCGCTGGTTTACGCCACCTGCCGCGCCGTGGATGGCGGGGTAAACACCAACCGTGTGCGCCGTATGGTCAGCGAAACCAAAAAATTTGTCACCGAATCCTGTCAGAAAGTAGCCCGCAACGCCATGCAGGTCATGGGCGGCATTGGCTATACCAACGTGTTTCCTGTGGAGCGCATTAACCGGGATTTGGGCCTTGCTTCCATCTGGACCGGTACCAGCGAAGTCATGGCCATGATCACCGCCCACGAATGGTACCGGGAATACCATCAAGCCCAAAGCCAGTGCTCGGGCAGGGACCACGAGTTGGACGCCGCCGAGGCCACAGCAGCGGAAGAAAAAATATATGAGTAA
- a CDS encoding polyprenyl synthetase family protein, with protein sequence MHIFHHISDELEKVNKLIYKNFFIRTGNINDYVKQDFNYLYINLRPALVLICHRLFSPVNQQAVALAAVLQFIFMASQVHVKLSENNPGQEEPIDIRTGYQFPVLVGDYLYGKFFTTLCDAGIVHYLKNMAELICTINKNGILILKNPDLAISNPTAYLEAIRGECAELLACGAYLGADLAGADSGSKDKLYHFGLNLGMALGLLSRGAPARQVNHYAATAESILQHLPPGKDKESLRDLLGLLTTENTEAERMVRMVV encoded by the coding sequence ATGCATATTTTTCATCATATCAGCGATGAACTGGAAAAAGTAAACAAGTTGATTTATAAAAATTTTTTTATCAGAACGGGTAATATTAATGATTATGTTAAGCAGGATTTCAATTATTTATATATTAATTTACGGCCTGCATTGGTGCTAATATGCCACCGGTTGTTTAGCCCGGTAAATCAGCAAGCCGTTGCTCTGGCTGCCGTGCTGCAGTTTATTTTTATGGCTTCCCAGGTACACGTAAAACTATCGGAAAACAACCCCGGACAGGAAGAACCTATAGATATCCGTACCGGTTATCAATTTCCCGTGCTGGTGGGGGACTACCTGTACGGCAAATTTTTTACCACTTTATGCGACGCTGGTATTGTACACTACCTGAAAAATATGGCGGAGCTTATCTGCACTATCAATAAAAACGGTATTTTAATTCTAAAAAATCCAGACCTGGCCATCTCCAATCCGACGGCATACTTGGAAGCGATTCGCGGCGAATGTGCGGAACTGCTGGCTTGCGGTGCCTATTTAGGAGCCGATTTAGCCGGCGCTGACAGTGGCAGTAAGGATAAGTTATATCATTTCGGACTGAATTTGGGCATGGCCTTGGGATTGCTGTCAAGGGGTGCCCCGGCAAGACAGGTAAACCATTATGCCGCCACAGCAGAGTCTATACTACAACACCTGCCCCCGGGTAAAGATAAAGAAAGCCTGCGGGATCTACTGGGTTTATTAACCACCGAAAACACCGAAGCTGAGCGCATGGTACGCATGGTGGTATAA
- a CDS encoding ferredoxin, with protein MHAEVDQDLCISCGACIDICPDVFDWNSDEKAHSIVDEVPSELEEQASEAAEGCPTDAITVN; from the coding sequence ATGCATGCAGAAGTAGACCAGGATCTTTGTATTAGCTGCGGGGCTTGTATAGATATCTGCCCTGATGTTTTTGATTGGAACAGTGATGAAAAAGCTCATTCCATAGTGGATGAAGTTCCCAGCGAATTGGAAGAGCAGGCTTCTGAAGCAGCCGAGGGATGTCCCACAGATGCAATAACCGTTAATTAA